In Polaromonas sp. JS666, one genomic interval encodes:
- a CDS encoding 5-carboxymethyl-2-hydroxymuconate Delta-isomerase, translating to MPHLNIQYTANLDRAIDMNALCKTLAATLVALRGEDGVAPLFPVAGTRVMAWPAPYFAVADGQPDRAFIYLNLRITPGRSEALKKRAGDAVLASASAHLETVFAQHALGLTLQIDEGMPVYEGKRNNLAAHLKPAQG from the coding sequence ATGCCTCACCTGAACATTCAATACACGGCCAACCTCGACCGTGCCATCGACATGAACGCCTTGTGCAAAACCCTGGCCGCCACGCTGGTGGCCTTGCGCGGGGAAGACGGGGTGGCGCCGCTGTTCCCGGTGGCCGGGACGCGGGTGATGGCCTGGCCGGCACCCTACTTTGCGGTCGCCGACGGCCAGCCCGACCGGGCCTTTATTTACCTCAACCTGCGCATCACACCGGGACGCAGCGAGGCGCTGAAAAAGCGCGCTGGCGACGCTGTGCTGGCGAGCGCCAGCGCCCACCTGGAAACGGTGTTTGCGCAGCATGCCCTCGGCCTGACGCTGCAAATTGACGAAGGCATGCCGGTCTACGAAGGCAAGCGCAACAACCTGGCCGCGCACCTGAAACCCGCCCAGGGCTGA
- a CDS encoding Bug family tripartite tricarboxylate transporter substrate binding protein, translating to MNISRRQLIQSSSAAALLAGIGQQAWAQALDSTKVIAGFAPGGTADIVSRRVADKLHPGYAKSAVVENKTGAGGQIAVQFVKNAAPDGATMLLTPMSMLGIYPHTYKKLPYDPVADLTPVSAAAVFDYGFAVGPMVPASVKTVPEFLAWCKANPTLANFGSPAAGSSPHFIGALLGRAANVDLRHVAFRGTQPAVLDMIGGQIAAVSGPTGEFTQHVAAGKCRLLSTSGPRRGKFTPNTPTLLEQGFKDMAFTEWFGFFLPAKAPQDVVQRLNSAIRAALASQDVIDGLAVSYLEVMPTSPAQLAAMLKADTELWGPLVKAIGFTPEG from the coding sequence ATGAACATCTCACGCCGCCAGCTCATCCAGTCTTCCAGCGCCGCCGCCCTGCTCGCCGGCATCGGCCAGCAGGCCTGGGCCCAGGCCCTTGACAGCACCAAGGTGATCGCCGGCTTTGCGCCCGGCGGCACCGCCGACATCGTGTCGCGCCGCGTGGCCGACAAGCTGCACCCCGGCTATGCCAAAAGCGCGGTGGTGGAAAACAAGACCGGCGCGGGCGGCCAGATCGCGGTGCAGTTTGTCAAGAACGCCGCGCCCGATGGCGCCACCATGCTGCTGACGCCGATGTCCATGCTGGGCATTTACCCGCACACCTACAAAAAGCTGCCCTACGACCCGGTGGCCGACTTGACGCCGGTGTCGGCTGCGGCTGTGTTTGACTATGGCTTTGCCGTGGGTCCCATGGTGCCGGCCAGCGTGAAAACCGTGCCCGAGTTCCTGGCCTGGTGCAAGGCCAACCCAACCCTGGCCAACTTCGGCTCGCCCGCCGCCGGCTCGTCGCCGCACTTCATCGGCGCCCTGCTGGGCCGCGCCGCGAACGTCGATTTGCGCCATGTGGCGTTTCGCGGCACGCAGCCTGCGGTGCTGGACATGATTGGCGGTCAGATCGCCGCCGTGTCCGGACCGACCGGCGAGTTCACCCAGCATGTGGCGGCTGGCAAATGCCGCCTGCTCTCCACCAGCGGCCCCAGGCGCGGCAAGTTCACGCCCAATACGCCGACGCTGCTGGAGCAGGGCTTCAAGGACATGGCGTTCACCGAATGGTTTGGTTTCTTCCTGCCCGCCAAGGCGCCGCAGGACGTGGTGCAGCGCTTGAATAGCGCGATCCGTGCGGCACTGGCGTCGCAGGACGTGATTGACGGCTTGGCGGTGTCTTACCTGGAAGTGATGCCCACATCGCCCGCCCAGCTGGCCGCCATGCTGAAGGCCGACACCGAACTCTGGGGCCCGCTGGTGAAAGCCATTGGGTTCACGCCGGAAGGCTAG